A genomic window from Chanos chanos chromosome 14, fChaCha1.1, whole genome shotgun sequence includes:
- the rab14 gene encoding ras-related protein Rab-14, with protein sequence MTTAPYNYSYIFKYIIIGDMGVGKSCLLHQFTEKKFMADCPHTIGVEFGTRIIEVSGQKVKLQIWDTAGQERFRAVTRSYYRGAAGALMVYDITRRSTYNHLSSWLTDARNLTNPNTVIILIGNKADLEAQRDVTYEEAKQFAEENGLLFLEASAKTGENVEDAFLEAAKKIYQNIQDGSLDLNAAESGVQHKPTAPQGGRLTGDAQPQKEGCSC encoded by the exons ATGACGACCGCTCCGTATAATTACTCCtacattttcaaatacattATTATTG gtgacATGGGAGTCGGAAAGTCATGCTTGCTTCATCAgttcacagaaaagaaat TCATGGCGGACTGCCCTCACACAATTGGCGTTGAGTTTGGCACACGGATAATCGAGGTGAGCGGACAGAAAGTCAAGCTTCAGATCTGGGACACGGCAGGGCAGGAGCGGTTCCGAGCTGTCACGCGTAGCTATTACAGGGGGGCTGCGGGGGCCCTCATGGTCTATGACATCACCAG GAGAAGCACATACAACCATCTCAGTAGCTGGCTAACTGATGCCAGGAACCTCACCAATCCCAATACT GTGATCATTCTCATCGGTAACAAAGCAGACCTGGAAGCCCAGCGAGACGTTACGTACGAAGAAGCCAAGCAGTTTGCCGAGGAAAACG gtctGTTATTCCTGGAGGCAAGTGCAAAAAC GGGCGAGAATGTTGAGGATGCATTCCTGGAGGCCGCCAAAAAGATCTACCAGAACATCCAGGACGGCAGTCTGGACCTGAACGCCGCCGAGTCGGGCGTTCAGCACAAGCCCACGGCGCCCCAGGGCGGTCGCCTCACC
- the gsnb gene encoding gelsolin b, with protein MANHPEFAKAGKKPGLQVWRVEKMDLVAVPENLYGGFYSGDAYLILNTIKQRSGNLQYDLHFWLGAECSQDESGSAAIFTIQMDDFLGGKPIQYREVQGYESKTFVGYFKSGLKYMKGGVASGFRHTVTNDVDVQRLLHVTGRRVVRASEVPVSWDSFNQGDCFILDLGADIYQWCGSKSNRFERLKATNVSRDIRDNERCGRAKLHMCEDGSEDEKILEILGPKPDLPDVHTEDVKTDVSNRKMAKLYKVSDATGDMSVTVVAEENPFSQSALESTDVYILDHGSNGKIFVWKGKDANKEERSAGMKVAEEFIHKMGYPKHTQVQILPENGETPLFKQFFKVWRDVDQTVGMGTAYVSNKIAKIEKVPFDASTLHQSEAMAAQHGMLDQGNGEKQICRIEGSDMVSVDPSMHGQFYGGDSYIILYTYQHGGRQGQIIYIWQGDDSSQDEVGASAILAAKLDEDVGGGAVQVRVVQGKEPPHLMSLFGGQPMVVHKGGTSRDGGQTEAAETRLFQVRANTAGFTRAVEVDAVASNLNSNDAFVLMKPSGSVLWVGHGTSDPEKQGAQQLSNLLGIEVTEVTEGDEGDDFWDALGGKSDYRTSPRLKNKMDAHPPRLFACSNKTGQFLIEEVPGEVTQDDLAPDDVMILDTWDQVMVWIGNEANEEEKTEVMTSAVRYIETDPANRDPKTPIVTVKQGFEPPTFTGWFLGWDHEYWNSDPLQRIMSQLEL; from the exons ATGGCCAATCACCCTGAGTTTGCGAAGGCAGGGAAGAAGCCTGGTCTCCAGGTGTGGAGGGTCGAAAAGATGGATTTGGTGGCTGTGCCTGAAAACCTCTATGGGGGGTTCTACTCCGGAGACGCCTACCTCATCCTCAATACGATCAAACAACGGTCAGGCAATCTGCAGTATGATCTTCACTTCTGGCTAG gtGCCGAGTGCTCTCAGGATGAGAGTGGTTCTGCTGCCATCTTCACCATCCAAATGGACGACTTCCTCGGCGGAAAACCCATTCAGTACCGCGAAGTCCAGGGCTACGAATCCAAAACATTTGTGGGCTACTTCAAATCTGGACTCAAATACATg AAAGGAGGTGTGGCCTCGGGATTCAGGCACACAGTAACCAACGACGTGGATGTTCAGCGTTTGCTCCACGTGACAGGCAGGCGTGTCGTACGAGCCAGCGAAGTCCCTGTGAGCTGGGACAGCTTCAACCAGGGAGACTGCTTCATCTTGGACTTGGGTGCA GACATTTATCAATGGTGCGGCTCTAAGAGCAATCGTTTTGAGAGGCTAAAGGCCACCAATGTCTCCAGAGATATCCGGGACAACGAGCGATGTGGGAGAGCGAAGCTGCACATGTGTGAGGACGGCTCAGAGGATGAGAAGATCCTGGAG attttaggACCAAAGCCTGATCTTCCAGATGTGCACACAGAAGATGTAAAAACTGATGTGTCAAATAGGAAGATGGCCAAATTATATAAG GTGTCTGATGCAACTGGTGACATGTCGGTAACAGTGGTGGCAGAAGAAAACCCCTTCTCGCAGAGTGCGTTGGAATCCACGGATGTTTATATTCTGGACCATGGTTCCAACGGCAAAATATTTGTCTGGAAAG GAAAGGATGCAAATAAGGAGGAGAGGAGCGCTGGGATGAAGGTGGCGGAGGAGTTCATCCATAAAATGGGTTACCCCAAACACACTCAGGTCCAGATCCTCCCAGAAAACGGCGAGACCCCTCTCTTCAAGCAGTTCTTCAAGGTCTGGCGTGACGTGGATCAGACTGTTGGCATGGGAACTGCATACGTGTCCAATAAAATCGCCAAGATCGAGAAAGTTCCCTTTGATGCTTCAACTCTGCACCAATCAGAGGCCATGGCAGCTCAACATGGCATGCTTGATCAGGGCAATGGGGAGAAGCAG ATTTGCCGCATAGAAGGATCGGACATGGTTTCCGTAGACCCTTCCATGCACGGTCAGTTCTACGGAGGAGACAGCTACATCATCCTGTACACCTACCAGCACGGAGGTCGACAGGGTCAAATCATCTATATATG GCAAGGAGATGACTCCAGCCAGGATGAAGTTGGAGCTTCTGCCATATTGGCAGCCAAGTTGGATGAGGACGTTGGTGGAGGAGCAGTGCAG GTGCGTGTTGTCCAAGGTAAAGAGCCCCCCCACCTCATGAGTCTTTTTGGAGGTCAGCCAATGGTAGTGCACAAGGGCGGGACTTCCAGAGATGGTGGGCAGACCGAAGCTGCGGAGACACGCCTCTTCCAAGTGCGCGCCAACACAGCAGGTTTCACACGAGCTGTTGAG gTTGATGCTGTGGCCTCAAACCTGAACTCCAACGATGCGTTTGTCCTGATGAAGCCATCCGGCTCTGTGCTGTGGGTGGGTCATGGCACCAGCGACCCTGAGAAGCAAGGAGCCCAACAGCTCAGCAACCTTTTGGGCAtagaggtcacagaggtcactgagggAGATGAGGGAG ATGACTTCTGGGATGCTCTGGGAGGAAAGAGCGATTATCGTACTTCACCCAGGCTGAAGAACAAAATGGACGCCCATCCTCCGAGGCTCTTTGCCTGTTCCAACAAAACAGGGCAGTTCCTG ATCGAGGAGGTGCCCGGTGAAGTGACCCAGGACGACCTGGCTCCTGATGATGTCATGATTCTGGATACCTGGGATCAG gtCATGGTCTGGATTGGAAATGAGGCCAATGAGGAGGAAAAGACTGAGGTTATGACTTCAG CTGTCCGTTACATTGAAACCGATCCAGCCAACCGAGATCCAAAGACGCCAATCGTAACTGTGAAACAAGGCTTTGAACCCCCTACGTTTACCGGATGGTTCCTGGGATGGGACCACGAATACTGGAACAGCGACCCGCTGCAGCGAATAATGTCTCAACTGGAGCTGTGA
- the LOC115827636 gene encoding transcription termination factor 1-like produces MDSSDSDCFPLERERGDGAMRWRERTEENNLKKKKKRIGDALDGQEEYMGLNGENVKRMKKHKRRKERGSDTMSEEVSEVTGEEMPRKKNKTKEKLVGISDKMSQHEIPAEASQKKTDSNKQGEGEINGWTMEVPIQGAPADETPRKRKKTKRKEPDTDELTAEPTNQEAPVEEMPTKKKKKKQKERETDEFTVEPTAQEAAVEEMPTKKKKKKKRKEWNTDESVMESSARDAPIEETPRKKKKKQKEMQPGSSSAEFLTPHAPIEETPRKKKKKQKETQTDVSSVEPTSQEPPIEKTPRKRKKDRLHGSTKEPIIQETTSEETATEKDANSSTVEATIQEGQRVKTSQPKNKEREREVRGTSDESEILSEQPRDFNGEDMSRATLLTKSLTPQGKRQKENEQQPQQNSDEKELNMMTELDELKEFVPNAEFKDSQQIRRLVAYDLPRYKEFKRKGIPLRSGRFSKQENERLVENVKDFMALTGIDNAVKLFYPSRFPEEKNSITKAKKDHGFFGQISEGIPRSCHDIYMRGRNLFDDRNYMGEFTEEEIRSLCKLHSLHGNDWKKLSDLTGRSPAALEKRFSQLKKKTGHWSDEEMQSLLHAVRDHFISKLDPEAQENPGTARISRTDLYSNLPWTHLAEKVKTRAWTQCREKWMLIVKAKMSPYAVKDLKQTRKWKIQLIKAMYQLNLEDIADVNWEDLTHTMGDVPPAYVQERFHKLKVRRVPHWQTKSFDEIIDFLHDKVLPVLEGEAAMDDASGGSASKNSSTQKDTFLFSDIFGHM; encoded by the exons ATGGATTCGTCAGACTCGGATTGTTTTCCTCTAGAACGTGAAAGGGGCGATGGAGCGATGCgatggagagaaagaactgaggaaaacaacttgaaaaagaagaaaaaaaggattggAGATGCTCTTGATGGCCAAGAGGAATATATGGGCCTAAATGGTGAGAATGTGAAGCGCATGAAGAAgcacaaaaggagaaaagaaagagggagcgaCACAATGTCAGAAGAAGTCTCTGAGGTGACTGGAGAGGAGATGCcaaggaaaaagaacaaaacaaaagagaagctTGTGGGTATTTCTGACAAGATGTCTCAGCACGAAATACCTGCAGAGGCGTCACAGAAGAAAACGGACTCAAACAAGCAAGGGGAGGGTGAAATAAATGGGTGGACTATGGAAGTTCCCATTCAAGGTGCACCAGCGGACGAAAccccaagaaaaagaaaaaagacaaaacggAAAGAGCCGGACACGGATGAGCTCACCGCGGAACCTACTAATCAAGAGGCACCAGTAGAGGAGatgcccacaaaaaaaaagaagaagaaacagaaagagcgGGAAACGGATGAGTTCACCGTGGAACCTACTGCTCAAGAAGCAGCAGTAGAGGAAATGCCaaccaaaaagaagaagaaaaaaaaacggaaagagTGGAACACAGATGAATCCGTAATGGAATCTTCTGCTAGGGATGCACCGATAGAGGAGActccaaggaaaaaaaagaaaaaacagaaagagatgcaACCAGGTTCGTCCTCCGCGGAATTCCTTACTCCACATGCGCCAATAGAGGAGACGccgaggaaaaagaagaagaaacagaaggagacGCAAACAGACGTGTCCTCAGTGGAACCCACTAGTCAAGAACCACCAATAGAGAAGAcaccaagaaaaagaaaaaaggacagacTACATGGCTCCACCAAGGAACCTATTATTCAAGAAACCACATCGGAGGAGACCGCCACTGAAAAGGATGCAAACAGCTCTACTGTGGAGGCTACTATTCAAGAAGGACAAAGAGTAAAGACCTCCCAACCtaagaacaaagagagagagagagaagtaagagGTACTTCAGACGAATCAGAGATTTTAAGTGAGCAGCCAAGGGATTTTAATGGAGAAGATATGTCTCGTGCGACACTGCTCACAAAATCCTTGACGCCACAGGGAAAAAGGCAAAAGGAGAACGAACAGCAACCCCAACAGAACAGCGACGAGAAAGAACTGAATATGATGACAGAGCTGGATGAACTTAAAGAATTTGTTCCCAATGCAGAATTCAAAGATTCTCAACAGATCAGACGTCTGGTAGCATATGACTTGCCTAGATACAAAGAGTTCAAAAGGAAAG GCATCCCTCTGCGCAGCGGACGCTTTTCCAAGCAAGAGAACGAGAGGTTAGTCGAGAACGTCAAAGACTTCATGGCTCTCACAGGAATCGACAACGCAGTCAAGCTCTTCTATCCTTCACGTTTCccagaggagaagaacagcatAACGAAGGCAAAGAAGGACCACGGGTTCTTTGGACAAATTT CTGAAGGAATCCCACGATCCTGTCACGACATTTACATGCGTGGGAGAAACTTATTTGACGACAGAAACTACATGGGCGA GTTTACAGAAGAAGAAATTCGATCCCTTTGTAAATTGCACAGTTTGCATGGGAATGACTGGAAGAAGCTCAGCGATTTGACCGGCAGAAGTCCTGCTGCGTTGGAGAAGCGTTTTTCTCAGCTCA AAAAGAAGACAGGCCATTGGAGTGATGAAGAAATGCAGAGTCTTTTGCACGCTGTTCGTGATCACTTCATCAGCAAACTGGACCCCGAAGCCCAAGAAAACCCTGGAACAGCCAGGATCAGCCGCACAGACCTCTACTCCAACCTTCCCTGGACACATTTGGCAGAAAAAGTAAAGACTCGTGCCTGGACACAGTGTCGGGAGAAATG GATGTTAATTGTGAAGGCCAAAATGTCACCATATGCTGTTAAGGACCTAAAGCAGACGAGAAAATGGAAAATCCAACTCATTAAAGC GATGTATCAACTGAATCTTGAAGACATTGCGGATGTGAATTGGGaggatctcacacacactatggg GGATGTCCCTCCAGCCTATGTGCAAGAGCGTTTCCACAAGCTTAAAGTGCGTCGTGTCCCCCATTGGCAAACAAAATCTTTTGACG AAATCATTGATTTCCTACATGATAAAGTTTTGCCTGTACTGGAAGGGGAAGCAGCCATGGATGACGCCTCAGGTGGCTCAGCAAGTAAGAACAGCAGTACCCAAAAAGACACCTTCCTCTTCTCTGACATCTTTGGTCATAtgtga